In the Plasmodium cynomolgi strain B DNA, scaffold: 0679, whole genome shotgun sequence genome, AACTTCTATAGGATTAGACATATTTATGTTCCTTCCTAgtaatttgtttataaatCCTCCAGCTGGTGTAAACTAATGATTTATAATTGTATATATGATTTAAGTaaattatgcattttttaactgtttctctatatgaaaaatataattatatgaaaattattttttgttggattttaattatattttcagtTACCCTATATAgtagaaaagaaataaaaggaacTCCTAATACTGGAACAACTGAACCTGTAATACTTTTTGAGTGTCCACCTTCAGTTGTATCATCAATTGGAATGGTTTCATTTGGTCGTACAAAATTTAGAACATCTGAATGTTGAATCATACCTAAATGTGCATCCTCTGCTGAAATTTGTTCAGGGCTTATAGGTGTAACACTAGGATGATTATAAGATTGATCTGGTGCACGTTCTTGATGTTGATGAGGTTTTCGTTCTTCTAAATCTTCAATATTATCACGTTCCTTACAAGTGAATGAAGCTAATTTAATgggatcatattttttgaataattcaaaaaatatttacaataaaaactgtttacttttttttattgcttcaTTCAGAATTTGCCTGgttatacatattaatatattcttcTATGTATTTCTTATAATCTTTATCACATGTGTTTTGTTCAGAACGTGTATCTCGCTCAATATCTGGATAATCCTTAGAATAATCAAACAGCAGCTTATACTGTTGATATCTATGAAGATCAATTGGGTTATAATCATAATTACACACCGCAATAAATGTtgtattattatcatttagCTCTTTATAAATctttaaattaatatttttgaacactctcaaaatattatttactaaaggatttattttatcacctAGCCAATAATACAAATACAAACAAAGTTCTTTGTCAAACTTATCTGGGTTATCCAcatattttctatatatataacaaagaGCTCGTACAATATTATCAGAAATTTCTGGTGGACCATATTGctgataattttcttctgaattttcctttatctttttgtaa is a window encoding:
- a CDS encoding hypothetical protein (putative), with protein sequence MVHQKFLIILYELFVIYIENMWITQISDKINPLVNNILRVFKNINLKIYKELNDNNTTFIAVCNYDYNPIDLHRYQQYKLLFDYSKDYPDIERDTRSEQNTCDKDYKKYIEEYINMYNQANSE